The genomic segment ACGGCCTGACATCTTTGTCCACGTCCCCCTGCACTGTCCAGTCAATCAGATCCGGCCACATTCGAGTCCCGGCAACCAGATGCCGGTGGCATTCAAGAAATTGTGCATTTCAATCACGAAACCGGAAGCCGCTTTCCAGGGATGAGTGGTCCGAAGAAATCTGGCTGGTCAGAATTACCGTTGACGTCGATCAATAGCCGTAATTCGGGCGCATGAAAGAATCATAAATTTTTCGGGTCGGCCTACAGTCTGGCCTCGGCTGATTAATCATCACTGATAGGAGTAAACATGGCCTTTTCCAAGAATTCCCCCGGCGACCGGCCCAGGGAGCAGGAGTCGGGTTGCTCGTCGCAGCCGATGTCGGCGGATCCAGCCCAGGCAGTCTTGAAAACCTCCCGCCGAGACTTTCTGCGGGCGGGCGGCGGCATGCTGGGCATTTCGTCGCTGATTGGCGCTGGCGCGCTGATGGCGAATTCCGACGACCCTAAGTCTGCCACGTCGTGGGCCGAACACTTTCAGAAAAACTACCGCCTGATGACGGATGAGGAAAAAGCCGAGGCTCGCCAACGGCTCGAGATCCGCTATTCCGCCGAATACGGCAAGCAGGTCAGCGTCGACACTACGGGCCCCCAGCCCGGCGTGCTGATGGGCTATGCCCTGAATGTGCGCAAATGCATTGGTTGCCGTCGTTGTGTGCATGCCTGCGTGGCCGAGAACAACCAATCGCGAGGCACGCACTCCGGCGAAAAGATCGAATGGATCCAGGTGCTGCGCATGGAGCGCGGCGAGTTCTCCCAGGAGAAGATTAATCAGGGATATCCCGAGGGTCTGGGCATCCAGGTCGGTGGCAATGCCTACACCCCGGCCGGCCAGGTGCTGGAAGGGCAGTATTTCTACGAACCGGAGTCGGTGCCCGAGAAGGAAGCCACCTATATGCCGATCGCCTGCATGCAGTGCGAAAAGCCGCCCTGCGTCAAGGTTTGTCCGGTGCGCACCACATACCGTGAGGGAGATGGGCCGGTGGTAATCGACTACAACTGGTGCATCGGCTGCCGCATGTGCATGGGCGCCTGTCCCTACTGGGCGCGTCGCATCAACCTGACCACCCCGGTGCTGCCCAAGGAAGAAATGAACCCGGTGACCCACTATCTGGGCAACCGTCCGCGCATGCGCGGCGTGGTCGAGAAGTGCCACTGGTGCCTGCAACGGACCCGCCAGGGGCGTTATCCGGCCTGCGTCGAAGTCTGCCCGGTGGGTGCCCGCAAGTTCGGCAATCTGCTCGATCCGGAAAGCGAAGTGAGTCTGATTCTGGCGCGGAAAAACGTCTTCCGCCTCAAGGCTGAACTCAATACCTTCCCGAAATTTTTCTACTTTTACGATTGAGGAGCCGGACCGTGCTAACCAGTTTCGTTTCCGACTACACCCGCTATGTGCTCAAGGGCGGGACCAAGTTCTACGCCTGGATGGGTGTTCTGGCGCTGTTCATCACCGGCATGATGTATGTGTTTTACCTGCAGAACACCGAGGGTTTGATCGTCACCGGCATGACCAGCCAGATTCACGACGGCCTTTACTTCGCCAATCTGGTCTTCCTCGTCGGCGTCGCCGCCGGGGCAGTAACCATCGTGTTTCCCGCCTATGCCTACCACCACGAGGGCATGCACAAGGTTGCCGTGCTCGGCGAAATGCTGGCGATCACCGCGGTGATCATGGTGATGATGTTCGTCTTCGCCCACATGGGTCGTCCCGACCGCCTGTGGCACATGATTCCGCCACGGGGCATCTACAGCTTCTCATCGATGCTGGGCTGGGACGTGATGGTGCTCAACGGCTACCTGATCCTCAACTTCATCTGCGGCTTTTACTACCTGTGGTGCAAGTACACTGGCAACCCGATCAGCAAGAAGTGGTTCATGCCGCTGGTGTGGGTCGCGATTGTCTGGGCGCTGTCGATCCACACGGTCACGGCCTTTTTGATCTCAACCATGCCCTCGCGTCCAATGTGGTTCCACAGCATGATGCCGATCCGCTTCATCACCACTGCGTTCGCGGCGGGCCCGGCGCTGATCATCCTGATCTTTCTGGTCATCCGCAACAACACCAAGTTCTGGGTCGACGACAGCGCGATCAAGCTGCTGACCACCATTGTCACCTGGTGCCTGGGCATCGCCATCTTCCTGACCATGTCGGAAGTGGTGGTCGAGCTTTACGCTCGCACCGAACACGCCAATGGCCTCTACTACCTGATGTTCGGGCTGCACGGTCTGACCGCCTTGGTGCCGTGGTTCTGGAGCTCGATTTTTCTGATGGTGACGTCGTTCATCCTGTTCCTGATCCCGTCGTTCCGGAATGACTTCAAGAAACTGCCGATCGCCTGTGTGATGGCCTTTTCCGGCATCTGGATCGAAAAGGGCATGGGGCTGATTGTTCCCGGCTTCATCCCCACCCCGATCGGTGAAGTCACCGAGTATGTCCCGACGCTGGTGGAAGTTCTCCTGACGCTCGGTATCTGGGCTTTCGGCTTCTTCATTCTGACCATTCTGCTCAAGGGGGCCATCGGCATCCTGTTGGGAGAAATCAAGTTCGGCGGCGCGCAAGCCGTTGCCGCGAAGTGAGATGACGATCATGACAAAACTGACAATACGTGCGGCGCTGCTGGCGCTGAGTTCTGTCCTCGTGACACCGGCCCTTGCTCAAGAGGCAAAACCGGATGAGGTCTGTTTCGAGAGTCGCAAGGGCGCCTCCGAAGTCACCAAGCGCGAGATCAAGCCCGGGCTGCCGAACGTCAAGTGCTCTTCCAAAACCGGCGCGGCACTGTGGTATGGCGACCCTTACGATGGCACCGTGCCGATGGGCAAGATGCCGGGGCTAGAGACGGTCGGAGAAGGAAAAGCGGTTATCAAGCCACGTTCGCAGAAGCTGAACTATCTGGCAATATGCGGAACGGCCTGTCACAACGGTGTCATGCCGCCGGGTTTTCCGAAGACCAAGCATCCGACACCGATCCCGACCATGGAGGGCATGTTGCCGGAGATAAAGAACCTGCAGCACGGTCGGGGTCGCATCTGGTGCCTGGATTGTCACCATTCCACGCAACGCAACAAGTTGGTGGACAATTTTGGCGATCCGGTGAGCTTCGATGAGCCGCAACTGCTTTGCGGTAAGTGCCACGGCGACAAACTGCGCGACTGGCGTGACAACATCCACGGCAAGCGCATTGGCGAGTTTGCCAGCAATGGCAAGAAGCGGTGGTTTGTCTGTACCGAGTGCCACAATCCGCACAATGTTCAGGATGGCGCTCGCAATCGCGGCTTCATCCAGTTGCAGCCGGAGCCGCCGCCGCAACTGCCTAAAGGCATGCTGAACGCAAACCACGAGAAGCTGCATCCGATTTCACACTGATGCGACCACCTGCTGACGACGACTCAACACCCTCACCGGTTCCCGACAGGGGCGACCCGACCTGGGTTGCCCCCGCGCTGACGCGCGAGGAGCAAACCCGTCGGGTCGGCAAGACACCGGTGTTTTTTGGGCCGCCGCTGGCCATCCTCACCGACGGCCAGAAGAACACCATGGAGATCAGTGGCAAGCTCAACCGCACTGCCGAGCGCTACATGGAGATCCTGCGTCATCATGGGCTGGAACTCACCGACCCGGAGTACCGCTGTATCGCACACATCTGCGACTTCGGTTTCATGTCGCCACAGGAGATTCGAGAACTGCCGATGGAGGTCCGTCTGACCCGGTTTGAAAGCGATGGGCTCGACAAAGCTTCATTGGCTGCCAAGCTCGAAGCGGCGAGCTTTGCGGATCTGGTGGTGGTTGTTGAGTTGCTGGGTTTCTGAGAACGTGTGAAGGATTTTGTTGCATCGCAACAATTAGTGCGTCATTGGGATAGAATCGGGAACGTCCCCCAGTCGATTAACGAGGAACCGACCCATGTCCCAGCACGACGAGAAGCCCCACTTGCCCGATCCCAAGGAAGTCGCCAAGACCTACGCCGAGGTGGCCCAGCGGGCTTCCAAGTTGCTGACCGAGCATGTGCAGCGTCAGTTGAAGCATGGCATCACTCCGCCTGCGGATGACCTGGGCATCGCCCAGGCCTTCATGGACATGATGGCCAAGATGCTGGCCAATCCCTACAAGATGGCTCAGGCCCAGATGAATCTGGTGTGGGACTACATGTCCCTCTGGCAGCATTCCATGATGCGCTTCGCCGGCATGGATGCCTCTCCGGTGGCCAGGCCAGCCAAGGATGACAAGCGTTTCAAGGATGCCCACTGGGAAGAGCATTTTCTGTTCGACTTCATCAAGCAGTCCTATCTGATCACCGCCCATCACCTCCATGACGCGGTGAGCGAGGTGGAGGGCCTGGAGGATGGTTCCAGGAAGAAGGTCAATTTCTTCACCCGTCAGTTCATCGACGCCATGGCGCCCTCCAACTTCGCCATGACCAACCCGGAGGTACTGCGGGAGACGGTCAAGAGTCATGGTCAGAACCTGCTCAAGGGTTTCAACAACCTGTTGCGGGACATGGAAACCGATGGGCAGTTGCGGGTCCGCATGACCGATCCGGAAGCCTTCGATCTGGGCAAGAACGTGGCCACCAGTCCCGGCAAGGTGGTGTTCCAGAATGACCTGATGCAGTTGATCCAGTTCGAGCCCACTACCCAGGAGCAGTTCAAGGAGCCCCTGCTGATCGTGCCGCCCTGGATCAACAAGTACTACATCCTGGATCTGCGGGAAAAGAACTCCTACATCAAGTGGGCCACGGACCAGGGGCACACCGTGTTCTGCATCTCCTGGGTGAATCCGGATCGTCGCATGGCCCAGAAGAACTTCGAGGATTACCTGACCGAGGGCACTCTGGTGGCCCTGGATGCGGTCTGCAAGCAGACCGGCGTCGACAAGGTGCATACCATCGGCTACTGCCTGGGGGGCACCCTGCTGGCGTCCACCATGGCCTACCTGGCCGCGAAGAAGGACGATCGCATCGCTTCCGCCACCTTCTTCGTCTGCCTGCTGGACTTCTCTGTGCCGGGCGAGCTGGGCGTGTTCATCGACGAGCAGCAGGTCTCCCATCTGGAAAAGAAGATGGAGGAGCGGGGCTATCTGGAAGGCGCCGAGATGGCCGGCACCTTCAACGCACTGCGGGCCAACGACCTGATCTGGTCCTTCGTGGTGAACAACTATCTGATGGGCAAGGAACCCTTCCCCTTCGATCTGCTCTACTGGAACTCCGATTCCACCCGCATGCCCTACAAGATGCACAGCTTCTATCTGCGCAACATGTATATGAAGAACCTGCTGAAGGAGCCGGGCGGTCTGACTCTGGCCGGTGTGCCCATCGATCTGTCCAAGGTCAAGGCGCCCTGCTATTTCATCTCCACCATCGAGGATCACATCGCGCCCTGGAAGGGCACCTACCTGGGGGCCACCCATCTGGGCGGTCCGGTGCGCTTCGTGCTGGGGGGCTCCGGCCACATCGCCGGCATCGTCAATCCGCCCGCCGCCAACAAGTATGGCTACTGGACCAATGACAAGAGCAAGAATCTGCCGGAGTCGGCCGACGACTGGTTCGCCGGCGCAAAGCAGCATGAAGGCTCCTGGTGGACCGACTGGCAGCAGTGGGTGGTAGCCAGGAACGGCGGCGCCACGGTGCCGGCCCGGGACCCGTCCAAGGGCAAGCTGAAGCCCCAGGAGGACGCCCCCGGCAGCTACGCCAAGTTGCGCCTGGACCAGAAGAAAAAGGTGGCGTGAACCCTCGCGCCTGCGTCATTCCGGCCCGGGCCGGAATACGGAAAGCGGAACCGGAATGACGGTATTGCCCGTGGTACTCGACACCAACGTGCTGCTCTCCCTCTGGGCCTTCACGGACAGCCGCTTCGCGCCTCTCCGCGCCCGGCTGGACAGCGGTGCCTGGCGGGCCCTGAGCCGGGAGGACTGCCTGGCGGAGTTTCAGCGGGTGCTGGGCTACGAACAGTTCGCCATCGCCCCCGAGCGCCAGGCGGCCCTCTATGCCGATTACGCGGCCCGGGTGCAGGTGGTGCCATCCCCTGGGCCTGACGCCTTGTTGTTGCCTCGTTGCCAGGACCGGGACGACCAGAAATTTCTCGAAGTGGCCCGGGACGGCCAGGCCCAATGGTTGATCACCAGCGACAAGGCCCTGCTGCGCCTGGCCCGGCGCGACAAGCTGAAGGGCCTGTTCCGCATCCTTACCCCGGACGCGGCCCTGGCGGAGCTGGAAGCCCCGAAATGAAGCTCTGGGTCGATGCGGACGCCTGCCCCGTCGTGATCAAGGAAATCCTCTATCGGGCCGCCGAGCGGCACCAGTTGCCTCTGGTGCTGGTGGCCAACCAGGCCCTGCGCACGCCGCCCTCGCCCTGGATCAAGGCAGTGCAGGTGCCCCGGGGCTTCGACGTGGCCGACCGGCATATCGCCGAGGCGGTCAGTCCGGGGGATCTGGTCATCACCGCCGACATTCCCCTCGCCGCGATCGTCATCGAAAAGCAGGCCCATGCCCTCAATCCCCGGGGGGAGTTCTACAGCCCGGAGAACATCCGGCAATTGCTCGATATGCGCAACTTCATGGACACCCTGCGCAGCAGCGGTGTGGACACCGGTGGCCCTCCCGCCTTCAGCCCGGGGGATCGGCAGGCCTTTGCCAATCAGCTCGACCGCTTCCTGGCGCGGCGCGGCAAGCCCTGAGGAACTGGGGCGCTAGCGGGGCGGCCTGACCGCCCCCAGGGCCATATCCACCAGACTGTCCAGGAACCCGGGCTGCTCCAGGCGGGCCGGGTCGTCTTCCAGGGCCATCCTCACCACCGCCCGCAGGCCCATGCCCAGCATATAAGCCGCGGCTTCCCGATCGGGAGTGGTGATCTCGTTGTCGTAGAGCTGGATGAATTTCAGCCAGGTGTCCTGCACGTAGTCCCGGGAGGTGGCGTAGGTGCCGCAGCGCATGCCCAATTGCAGGTCGGCGTAGTACTTCAGGTGGAACTCCCGGTTCAGGCGTGAGAGGCGCAATTCCATGCGGATGGTGTTGCCGATG from the Denitratisoma oestradiolicum genome contains:
- a CDS encoding 4Fe-4S dicluster domain-containing protein — translated: MAFSKNSPGDRPREQESGCSSQPMSADPAQAVLKTSRRDFLRAGGGMLGISSLIGAGALMANSDDPKSATSWAEHFQKNYRLMTDEEKAEARQRLEIRYSAEYGKQVSVDTTGPQPGVLMGYALNVRKCIGCRRCVHACVAENNQSRGTHSGEKIEWIQVLRMERGEFSQEKINQGYPEGLGIQVGGNAYTPAGQVLEGQYFYEPESVPEKEATYMPIACMQCEKPPCVKVCPVRTTYREGDGPVVIDYNWCIGCRMCMGACPYWARRINLTTPVLPKEEMNPVTHYLGNRPRMRGVVEKCHWCLQRTRQGRYPACVEVCPVGARKFGNLLDPESEVSLILARKNVFRLKAELNTFPKFFYFYD
- a CDS encoding YaiI/YqxD family protein yields the protein MKLWVDADACPVVIKEILYRAAERHQLPLVLVANQALRTPPSPWIKAVQVPRGFDVADRHIAEAVSPGDLVITADIPLAAIVIEKQAHALNPRGEFYSPENIRQLLDMRNFMDTLRSSGVDTGGPPAFSPGDRQAFANQLDRFLARRGKP
- the dsrP gene encoding sulfate reduction electron transfer complex DsrMKJOP subunit DsrP, which translates into the protein MLTSFVSDYTRYVLKGGTKFYAWMGVLALFITGMMYVFYLQNTEGLIVTGMTSQIHDGLYFANLVFLVGVAAGAVTIVFPAYAYHHEGMHKVAVLGEMLAITAVIMVMMFVFAHMGRPDRLWHMIPPRGIYSFSSMLGWDVMVLNGYLILNFICGFYYLWCKYTGNPISKKWFMPLVWVAIVWALSIHTVTAFLISTMPSRPMWFHSMMPIRFITTAFAAGPALIILIFLVIRNNTKFWVDDSAIKLLTTIVTWCLGIAIFLTMSEVVVELYARTEHANGLYYLMFGLHGLTALVPWFWSSIFLMVTSFILFLIPSFRNDFKKLPIACVMAFSGIWIEKGMGLIVPGFIPTPIGEVTEYVPTLVEVLLTLGIWAFGFFILTILLKGAIGILLGEIKFGGAQAVAAK
- a CDS encoding PHA/PHB synthase family protein yields the protein MSQHDEKPHLPDPKEVAKTYAEVAQRASKLLTEHVQRQLKHGITPPADDLGIAQAFMDMMAKMLANPYKMAQAQMNLVWDYMSLWQHSMMRFAGMDASPVARPAKDDKRFKDAHWEEHFLFDFIKQSYLITAHHLHDAVSEVEGLEDGSRKKVNFFTRQFIDAMAPSNFAMTNPEVLRETVKSHGQNLLKGFNNLLRDMETDGQLRVRMTDPEAFDLGKNVATSPGKVVFQNDLMQLIQFEPTTQEQFKEPLLIVPPWINKYYILDLREKNSYIKWATDQGHTVFCISWVNPDRRMAQKNFEDYLTEGTLVALDAVCKQTGVDKVHTIGYCLGGTLLASTMAYLAAKKDDRIASATFFVCLLDFSVPGELGVFIDEQQVSHLEKKMEERGYLEGAEMAGTFNALRANDLIWSFVVNNYLMGKEPFPFDLLYWNSDSTRMPYKMHSFYLRNMYMKNLLKEPGGLTLAGVPIDLSKVKAPCYFISTIEDHIAPWKGTYLGATHLGGPVRFVLGGSGHIAGIVNPPAANKYGYWTNDKSKNLPESADDWFAGAKQHEGSWWTDWQQWVVARNGGATVPARDPSKGKLKPQEDAPGSYAKLRLDQKKKVA
- a CDS encoding putative toxin-antitoxin system toxin component, PIN family, which produces MTVLPVVLDTNVLLSLWAFTDSRFAPLRARLDSGAWRALSREDCLAEFQRVLGYEQFAIAPERQAALYADYAARVQVVPSPGPDALLLPRCQDRDDQKFLEVARDGQAQWLITSDKALLRLARRDKLKGLFRILTPDAALAELEAPK